Proteins encoded in a region of the Triticum dicoccoides isolate Atlit2015 ecotype Zavitan chromosome 3A, WEW_v2.0, whole genome shotgun sequence genome:
- the LOC119270759 gene encoding uncharacterized protein LOC119270759, which yields MRSWRPGRRELRKAREEDGGDLAEGKGSSGRTNAEAELNMPPGFRFHLTNDELVVHYLCREVAALYKFCTSSTPGVCLAMMLGCYHCPGPLEGGSRSFGRKGDRTERNRSGAPLS from the exons CGGAAGGCCCGCGAGGAAGACGGAGGCGACCTCGCGGAGGGGAAGGGGAGCAGCGGGCGGACGAACGCGGAGGCGGAGCTCAACATGCCGCCTGGCTTCCGCTTCCACCTCACGAACGACGAGCTCGTCGTGCACTACCTCTGCAGGGAGGTGGCGGCCCTGTACAAGTTCTGTACAAGTTCAACCCCTGGGGTCTGCCTG GCAATGATGTTGGGCTGCTACCATTGTCCTGGCCCGCTGGAGGGAGGGAGCAGGTCGTTCGGGAGGAAGGGAGATCGTACCGAACGGAATCGTTCGGGAGCTCCCCTCTCCTGA
- the LOC119270760 gene encoding ankyrin repeat-containing protein ITN1-like produces the protein MAANTPTTDATGGQSLMDERILKAATFGVFWDIEVLATKSPSILLGVTPQGNNCLHISTIHGHEEFCLYALALERSLLEKVNCENETPLVIAVSLGHASLASKLLQQCCRRPRLSRAILQQDRYGFNALHHAIRNGHKQLALDLIAEESALSRAVTKYTESPMFIAVMRNYVDVSEKLLDVDDSSDVGQYERHALHAAARNGNKDPTILDNRGNSAASQLSSITIDDKTLDWKEVHVLMSKADPSDDDISLYNLRKGATKQESIKSRRQRESMTQKYRSNTSLVAILLATITFTAAFTLPGGYSSDSGNAGLPTMSGKVTFIVFLIFDTLAMCSSFVVAFICLMGKWEDDKFTTCFIFVTKKLTWFAYLATVTAFSTGLYPVLAPRLQWLAILICSLVAFFFILTIFIAKWPSMKLSFRLGQTLPSMKLSF, from the exons ATGGCTGCCAATACACCGACAACTGATGCAACTGGAGGACAATCATTGATGGACGAACGGATCCTGAAAGCAGCCACCTTTGGTGTTTTCTGGGACATTGAGGTGTTGGCTACAAAGAGTCCAAGCATTCTTCTTGGAGTAACTCCGCAAGGGAACAACTGCCTCCACATATCCACCATTCATGGGCACGAAGAGTTCTGCTTGTATGCGCTGGCACTAGAGCGTTCTCTCCTTGAAAAGGTCAACTGCGAGAACGAGACGCCGCTTGTCATTGCTGTTTCACTTGGCCATGCCTCTTTGGCTTCTAAATTACTGCAGCAATGCTGCAGAAGACCACGATTGAGTCGAGCAATCTTGCAACAAGACAGGTATGGATTTAACGCACTGCATCATGCTATTCGCAATGGCCACAAGCAACTTGCACTGGATTTGATAGCAGAAGAGTCTGCCCTGTCGAGAGCTGTGACCAAGTACACTGAGTCACCCATGTTCATCGCCGTGATGAGGAATTATGTAGATGTTTCTGAAAAGCTACTAGACGTTGATGATTCTTCTGATGTTGGACAGTATGAACGCCATGCTCTTCATGCTGCAGCGAGAAATGGAAATAAAG ACCCAACAATTCTGGACAACCGTGGGAATTCAGCGGCTTCGCAATTGTCGAGCATCACAATCGATGACAAGACTTTGGACTGG AAGGAAGTGCATGTTCTCATGTCAAAAGCTGATCCCAGTGATGATGACATCTCCTTGTATAATCTTCGCAAGGGAGCCACGAAACAGGAGAGTATTAAATCAAGGAGACAGAGAGAGTCAATGACCCAAAAATACAGAAGCAACACATCATTGGTGGCAATCCTCCTTGCAACAATCACCTTTACTGCTGCTTTCACTCTACCCGGAGGATATAGCAGTGATTCTGGAAATGCGGGACTTCCCACCATGTCTGGAAAGGTTACATTTATAGTGTTCTTGATCTTTGACACCTTAGCAATGTGCTCCTCATTTGTTGTGGCCTTTATATGCCTCATGGGAAAGTGGGAGGATGATAAGTTCACAACCTGTTTCATCTTTGTAACTAAGAAGCTCACCTGGTTTGCATACTTGGCAACAGTTACGGCTTTTTCAACTGGATTGTACCCAGTGCTGGCCCCACGTCTCCAATGGTTGGCGATTCTGATTTGCTCTCTGGTAGCTTTTTTCTTCATTCTTACTATTTTCATAGCAAAATGGCCTTCCATGAAGCTCAGTTTTCGGTTGGGTCAAACATTGCCTTCCATGAAGCTCAGTTTTTGA